DNA sequence from the Pedobacter sp. W3I1 genome:
TAGGCATTAATTCCAGGGCACTGGTAGAAGGGCTTTTTGGTATCGTACCAGATGCACTGAATAAAACCCTGCTCATCAGACCAGGATTACCGCAAGAATGGAATCATGCAGCTTTAAATATTCCCGATCTTTCTTTTTCTTTCAAACGGAAAGGTTTGGCAGATACTTATGAGCTACTGCCTAGATTTGCCATCAGGCTTGGACTTAAAATGCGCATTAAAGCCAGAAGTAGTCAGTTAAAATCGGTTAAGATCAATGGTAAAGAAGTAAAGTGGAAAAACGTAGCTGATGCCATCGGTTTACCTGAAATTGAGATTGAAAGCGCAGCTGCAAAAGATTACCTGGTTGAGTTAACCTGGGGTAGCGGGACAATTAGCCATCCTAAAATAAATACAGCTTATACCCTTGGTTCGAAATTGGAAGTCGATTTCGGGAGAGTGAAAATCGTTAAGATACTCGATCCCCAAAAGGTGCTTAATAACACAACTACAAACCTGGGAAAACTGAGTGCCAACGTTCAGGGCGAACTTGGCGACCGTACTGTTTTTGCACAGATCAGTAATGGTTCATTTACCTATTGGTTTCCGATCTGTTTCAAACTTAATGAAGGCGTTAAGAAGTCTGATCATACTTTGGATTTAACTTCCTCTCAGTGGGCAGGTAAAAAGCTCGAAACGCAGGATTTATCTGCTTATTTTAATGATCAGGTCAGCCAGATTTTTAATCATAAATATTTATCACCACGGCCACAAACCACAACTTTACAGTTGGCTTGGCAGGGTATTGGCGATTGGACGCATCCAAAACTAAAACCAGAAATTAACGATGCAGGTTTGCGCAAACTGGCCGGCGCTAAAGGCGAATTTTCAATGTCTTCGGGCATAGTTTTTAAAACGCCTTCAGATAGTACCTCGAAAAATATCATTTACACTTCTCAATGGGACAATTTTCCACGAAAGGCTGAAATTCCACTTTCAGGCAAAGCGAGTGGCATATTTTTTCTTCTCGCCGGAACAACTAACCCGATGCAAAGCAGAATGGATAATGGAGAAATTATGGTTCATTATACCGATGGCTCTATTGAAAAACTTCCTTTGCGTAATCCAGAAAATTGGTGGCCAATTGAGCAGGATCTTTTTACAGATGGTTTTGCTTTCGATACAAGTGCAGCACGACCAGTCCGCGTGCATCTAAAAACAGGAAAAATCGTAACCGCACAAGACGGCGACAGCTGGAACGGAAAGGAAATAAAAGGAGGTGCGGCAACAGCATTGGGTATTCAGCTCGATCACAATAAAACACTTGCTAAAGTCACTTTGTCTGCGCTGTGCAATGATGTGATTATTGGTTTAATGGCTGTGACGTTAGTTCGTTAGTTTTTGAATAATGTGTTATAAAAACTGGATATCGAGAAAAATAATAGTGCTGATCATAATGATTTGCTTATCTTTTTTCTCTGTATTTGCGCAGTTGAAAAGCAATATAGCCCATTATTCTACTGAAGATGGACTTTCGCACGATGGTGTGCTTTGCATTACCCAAGACCGCGATGGTTTTATGTGGTTTGGTACTTTTGATGGTTTAAACCGTTTTGATGGAACCAATTTTGTGGTTTACAAAAGCAGACCAGGCGATACTTCAAACCTGCGTTCCAATAAAATAAGAGAAATTGTGGAGGATAAATCTGGTTATTTGTGGGTGAAAACCTACGATTTTAAGATTTATCGTTTTGATAAACGTACGGAGCAATTTTTGCCGGTATCTGATGGTCCTTTTAAGTCATTTTTTAAAGATCAGGTCATTATAGATCAGGTAGTGCCCGATTCCAAAAATGGGGTTTGGTTGTTAACCGAAAATCAAGGTCTTTTATATGCTGCAAATAACTCAAAAGGGCAACCAGTTGTTATTCAGTTCGCTAAAATGCAGCAATCTGCACGACAGATTAAAGGAAATGCTGTAAAATTCAGGTATCTCGATGAAAAACAGCGGATCTGGATAGGCACTGAAGGTGGATTAAACTGTCTGCAACGAAACCCTAACGGAGATTATCAAGTGGTCAGGTTTGAGCCAGCGGTAGAAAAAATGCTTTCTTCATTTGCTATTAATTGCGTTGCACAGAGCAAAGAATCACTTTATTTTGGTACCAGTGATGGGAATTTATTAATCTATGACCTCAGAACACAGTCTTTTCAGATTAGGCAGATTAGCAAGGGAACGGCCTTTAATTCCATTTGTTATTCAAAAGCAGGTTTGCTTTACATTTCAACCAAAGGTAAAGGCATGCTTACGGTAGATCCGATCAGTTTTAAAGTTAGCGGATCTGGTACAAACGAAAGTTATTTATCTCTTTACGAAGATCGGTCAGGTTTGATTTGGATCGAGCCACAGGAAAACGGTATTGTAAAATATGATCCTAGAACGCAGCAGTATAAATATTTTAGCCAAAAAAGGGATTTCAACTTTTCAAGCCGCGATTATAGTGTGGTTGCAGACGCAAACAGTGTATTATGGGTGAGCATGAAAGGTGGTGGTTTTGGTTATTACAATCCACAGCGTGATGAGATTGATTATTTTTATGATCAACCGGGTTCTTCAGATCAAAAATTCTCCAATATCATCACCAGTTTATACCTGGACCGTACTGGTACGCTATGGATGAGCGCAAGGGATGGCGGAATTAACAAAGTGGTTTCACTCACTGATAAGTTTAATTATCATCGTTTGGCTGATAATCCCAAAAACCGCTCAGAGAATGAAGTAAGGGCCATGATGCATGATCAGAAGGGCCGTTTATGGATCTGTAGTAAAGACGGCCAGGTTCGGGTTTACGAAAATGAAAAAGAAGTTGCTGTTTTCGGAAAAGGAAATAAAATTGGCACGGTTTACAGCATCATAGAAGATAGCAAAGGTAATGTCTGGTTAGGCACCAAGGGTGATGGTTTGTTTAAAGCAACACCAACTGATCAAAAACGCAATCTTTATATCATCAGGAATTTTAGAAATGATCCGAGAGATGTAAATAGCCTGAGTAGTGATCTGGTTTACTCGGTTATTGAAGATTCGAGAGGGCGGATCTGGGTAGGCACATTGGGCGGTGGGATTAACCTTTTGAGTAATATCAATGGTAAAGAAGGTTTTAAGAATTTTTATAATGCTTTTCATAATTACCCTTTTGGTTGGGCCAAGGTAATCAGGTACCTGTTGGAAGATAACGGCGGTAGGATATGGATTGGAACGAGCAATGGCTTGCTGTTGTTTGATCCGAACAAGCCGGTTGCCAATGGTTACCGGTTTTTATCTTACCGTAAAATCCGCGGGGACCATGCCAGTTTGGGCAACAACAGCGTGCAGTATATTTATAAGGATAAGATCGGTGGAATCTGGATCGGTACTTTTGGTGGGGGATTGAACAAAGTAATTATCGATCAGAAAAATCCAGATAGATTACGTTTTGAAGTTTTTACCACACAAAATGGCTTAGCAAATGATGTGTTATTAGGGATGAGTGGTGATAAGGATGGAAATATCTGGATTGCCACTGAACGCGGTTTATCCAAATTTAATCCAAAGAACAAGACATTTAAAAACTACGATTCTTTTGATGGATTGCCAAAAGTTGGCTTCTCTGAAGCGACGTGTTTTACAGCAGGTAACGGGCAGCTCTATTTTGGTCTTACCGATGGCTACATCAAATTTAATCCTTCAAAAATTGCCGATCAGCGCACTTCGGCAAAAATGGCACTGACCAGAATTCAGCTGTACTACAAAGATATTGATCCCGGAGCTAAAGATTCGCCACTAAAATATACCATTAACGAAACAGAATCGCTCCAGCTCAATTACGATCAAAATGTAATCAGCATTGATTATACGGTGCTCGATTACCGTGCCTCCAACAAAATAACCTATGCCTATAAGCTCGAAGGTTTTGATAAAACCTGGCATCAGGTAAACGATCTGCGCAGGGCAACCTACACCAATATTCCGCCTGGAAGTTATACTTTTAAAGTGCGGGCCACAAATGATGACCTTTTTTCAAGTCTGCCAGAAAAAACACTGGAGATTATCGTACATCCGCCTTTTTATTTAAGTTGGGTTGCCTATCTGATCTACTTTTTCTTAGCCATTGTTGTTGCCGTTTTGGCTCGAAGGATTATTGTAACCATGATCAGGTTACGCAATAAGGTGTTGGTAGAACAGAAATTGACAGAAGTAAAACTCTCTTTTTTTACCAATATCTCACACGAATTGAGAACGCCATTAACGTTAATTGTAAGTCCGCTGGAAGAAATATCACGTAACGAGCAATTATCAGATAAAGGCAGGGAATTTATCAATGTAATCCACCGCAATGCCAACCGCATGATCAGGTTTACCAATCAACTGCTTGATTTTAGAAAGCTGCAGAATGGTAAAATGCAGCTTAATGTTGCCGAAATCGATGTGGTAGCCTTATCAAGAGAGGTAGCCAGCCACTTTTCTGCCATGGCCGAAGAAAAGCACATTGATTTTAATGTTTTTGCTGATCAACCAAAGGTTTTTGCCTGGGCAGATGGCGAGAAGATTGAAATTATCCTATATAATTTGCTTTCGAACGCCTTTAAGTTTACGCCAGCACATCGAAAAATATGGATGGAGATTAAAACAGAAGAAGAAACAGGCGACATATTGATGCACATTGTTGATGAGGGTAAAGGCATTTCTGTAGATAAACTTGAAGAAATATTTGAGATCTATCACGAAGAAAGTATCACCGCAGATACCAATTTAAAAGGAACGGGAATTGGATTAGCGCTGGCCCGTGGATTGGCCTTAAGTCACCACGGTAAGCTTTGGGCTGAGCAACATAGCAGCGGCGGAATGATCTTTACCCTTCAACTAAAACCTGGATATGCACATTTTGATGCTTCGGAGGTGAATTTTACTGAAAAGCAGGATATAATTGAACCAATAGATTTAGCCTTGCCGGTAGAAAACCTTATCCTGTCAACTCATGCAAATAAAAACGGACTTCATCCGCAACTCTTAATTGTTGAGGATAATCCCGATCTGAGAAACTTTTTGGAGCTTCGATTTAAAGATCGGTATCGGGTAAGCACTGCTGGTGATGGCGCTGAAGGTTTTGAAATGGCCCTTTCCATTCTGCCCGACCTCATAATCAGCGATGTGATGATGCCTAAAATGGATGGCATTCAAATGCTCGACCAGTTAAAAAATGAAGCCGCTACAAGCCATATCCCTGTAATTTTACTAACGGCTAAATCTTCTATCGAAAGTAGAATTGAAGGTTTGAAATATGGTGCAGATATTTATTTAACCAAACCTTTCAATACCGATTTCCTGTCGGCAGCCATTGATAATTTAATCCGTTCCAGAAGAAAACTATTCGAACAGCTCTCCAATAAACAAGATCAACGTATTGTAACACTTCAACCGGATGAAATTGTAATTACCTCGAAAGATGAAACGTTTTTAAAAGAAATTATAAAAATCGTAGAAGAGGGCATGGTACAAGCCGATTTTAACATTGATGAGGTGGCTACTGCGATTGGTATGGGCCGAACAACATTCTATAAAAAACTAAAAAGCCTGACTTCACTGAGTCCTGTAGAATTTGTACGTGATATGCGTTTAAAACGTAGTAAACAGTTGTTAGATTCAGGCGAATTCACTGTTTCTGACGCAGGTTATTTATCAGGTTTTAACAGTTTGCCTTATTTCAGTACCTGTTTTAAGGAGAAATACGGTGCTTCACCATCGGCTTATCTTAAAACAATCGTGCATAGCTAATTACTGTTGTTTTGCTCTGCGGTAATCTGCGAAATCAGCGGGAACAAATTTAGTATTTACAGTTTATTCTCCCGCAGATTAAAAAGATACCCGTAGATTTTATTGATGTTTTTTATTCTGCGGTAATCTGCGAAATCAGCGGGAACCAAAACAGTTAATGTCATTAAGTTAAGCGCTTCGGTCGTCAGTCTGAGCATAGTCGAAGACTACTTGAGATAGATAAATCGCAAATAAATGCCCTTCAACTACGCTATCAATGGTAGATATTAAAGATGGTCGTCATCTCGACCGGAGCAACGCGTAGTGGAGAGATCTTTGGACTATATTAAAAGATCTCTCCACTACGGTCGAGATGACGATTCATTGTAAACCTGTCGTCCGGCTCCCGCAGATTAAAAAGATACCCGCAGATTTTAATGATGTTTTTTATTCTGCGGTAATCTGCGAAATCAGCGTGAAACTACCTTCAAAACCACTTATTCACCAAATAACGAAAGTAATTCGTCAATTTCTGAAAACTCATTTTAGTGGTTTGAGATAGATTTGTATTGAATAACCAAATATATAACTGAACAAATAAGCCGATAGCTTAAAGATTTACATTGAATTTTATTGAGGAATATCAGTCTATGATATCCTGGTTTTAGCGCTGAAATGAAAAGACAATTTTATTTCGCCACCGCTTTGCTGTATTCAATTTTTCTCTTCAGCCTCTGCTTGTTTAAACCTGTACTAACCAAATAATCTATGACCAGACTTTTTACAAGTTCGTGTTGTTTTCTATTTTTTCTGGCCGTTTTATCGGGGTGCCAGAAAAAAGAATTTGATGCATTTTATGAGCGCCCGGCAGGTTTGGGAGATCCCATTTACCAACAGCTTGAAGCCAGGGGCAATTTTAAACATTTAACCGCAGTAATTGACAAAGCGGGTTATAAAGATATTTTAAGTAAAACAGGCTGGTGGACTTTTTTTGCACCAAATGATGGTGCTTTCGAACGTTTTTTTAAAGATCAGAACATAAAAGGTACTGCTGAGATCAGCGATTCGATGGCTACCTCTATCGTAAAATATGCCCTGGTATACAATGCTTACCGTAAAGACCAGTTGAGTAACTACCAAATGGCCGGAGGAGCAGAAACTGGGCTTGGTTTTGCCTTTAAAAGAAAAACCGCTTATTACGATTGGGTACAACAAAAAGGTGATGCTGCACACGGAAAAGTTATTGCCACCAATAGGAATGTGCAATCGGTTAGGGGCGTAAATACTTCTGCCTATATAGATGGCGATAACAACAATAAATACATCCCTTACTTTACCACCGCATTTATGACAACAGGTGGCATGAGCCCTGCAGATTATAATGTGTTTTATCCAGGTTCTGCTTACAATGGATTCAATGTAGCCGCTGCAGCAGTGGTGAATATGGATATCAGCGCCGAGAATGGAATGATACACGAAGTAGACCGCGTTACGATGCCTTTAAAAAGTATCGATCAGTACATCAGTACCAATGCCAATTACAGCGAATTTAAAGCACTGCTCGATTCCCTAAAATTTTATGTTTCTAATGCCTATCAAACCCACCGCAACTTTGTAGCTACAGGCATTTCTGATTCAGTTTATGTAAAAGGATATAACGGTTTACTGGCTTACTCCATCAACAATGAAAATTATCAGCAACCCGGCGTAAACAGTTATCTGGCAAACGAATCTCAAAAATCAAGCTGGACAATCATGGCGCCAACCAATGATGCATTTAGGGCTTACCGGAAAAAAATATTGGCCAAGTATGGCAATTCATTCTTTAAAAACACTCCACCCAGTATTGTGATCGATTTTATCAATTCTCATATGTGGCCAACAGCTTTATGGCCAGGCAAATTTGCACAAGGCCAAAATTACCTGCTCGAAACCACAACCTTGAATTTTGATAATGCCGTTGATAAGCAGGTATTAAGCAATGCTGTTTTTTATGGTGTAAACCAGGCTCATAGTTCGAACGTTTTCAGGACGGTTTACGGCGTTCCATACCTCGATCCAACAACCAACCTTACTTTATTGGTTTATGCGGATGGAGGCTCGGGCGTTAAAATCTATACGACACAACCAGGCGTAAGGCAAACTTTACTGGTAATGCCCGATGCTGTTGTAACAGCAGCTGGCTACCGTTATAACGAAGGCAGTATTGGCACAACAACCACAGCCTGGGGATATCGAACCTCACAAACAGCAAGTTATTCACACAACCAGATTTACCGCGATAATGCATTCCGTTTGTTTAAGACAGGTGTTTTGCTTACGCCAACTGGCGAATTAACCAGTTTAGGCGGTTCAGGTATTGTTGAAAGTCAGAGTGGCGATTATGTTCGCTACCGCAATGGAAAAATCCAGACCAGTGGAACTGTAGATACCGGTGTTGATATCAATGTGACCAAAACAGACGCCACTTCTGTAAATGGCATTGTATATTATGTTGATGCACCTTTGGCATTTACTGATAAAAACGTAGGTCAGCACCTGCAAAATCTGGCTACGAGTGATCCTGCACGTTTTTCGTCTTTCTACTGGTTTGTTTCAACCTCTTCATTGTACAATGCTACCACCAAGGCCATATCGGGCATGAATACGGGGATTGATAATAAATATACTCTATTGGTGCCCGATAATGCAGCCATTACACAGGCGATTAAAGATGGATTATTACCCGGAACCAAAGCTACAGGCGCTTTGCCGACAGCTGCACCAACGGCAGAAGCTCAAAAAGATTTAGTAAGAAAATTTATCCTCTACCATATCATCAATGGCGAATCGGTTGCGGTTGATGGTAAAAAAGCCGATAACTATTTAACCCTGCTACAAACAGAATCAGGAGATAATACGCTGCTGAATATTCTGAACCAGCCAAGCAATCTGATTATCACCGATCGGGCAGGGCGCACCACGCAGGTCAATTTCAGTTCAAGTAACCAGCTCTCCAACCGTACGCTGATCCATTCCATTTCCAATTATCTCAATTACAATAAGTAACACTTACAGATAAAATTAGATTATATAAGATGAAAATATTTCTATATAGAATTTTCTGTCTATCTGTTTTGATTTTAACAATCATGGGATATTCAGGGACAATCCGTGCACAGCAGCCCGTTACCGTGCGCGGAAAAGTAACCGATAAAAAAGACAAGCTCGAAATTATTGGCGCCTCGGTTATTGAGGTAGATCAGAATAAAAGAACTATTACCGGGGTAAGTACTGATATAAACGGAAATTTTGCGCTGCGCGTAACCAATACTAAAAATCAATTGGTGGTTTCGTTTATCGGTTATGAAAGTCATAATGCAGGAGTAATTAGTAACCGCACAACCATAAATGTATCACTCGAATCCAGTTCGAACAGTTTGCAGGAAGTAGTGTTAACCGCAAAAAGAATGGTGAATAACGGAACCGGACTAAACATTGCCGAGCGTAATTCGACCATTGCATCAGCAACCGTGAGCGGGAAAGCTTTAGAAGAGCTTGCGGTAACTTCAATTGATCAGGCTCTGGCCGGACGTTTATCTGGGGTTGATTTTGGTACTACATCGGGCGATCCGGGCGCAGGTATGTCGATCAGGATACGTGGTACTTCATCCATCAATGGCTCTGCTGAACCGCTTATCGTACTCGATGGCATGCCTTACGAAACAGAAATCCCTTCTGATTTTAACTTCGGAACGGCAGATGAGCAAGGTTATGCACAGCTTTTAAATATTGCACCATCCGACATTAAAGACATTACTGTTTTAAAAGATGCAGCATCTACAGCAGTTTGGGGTTCGAGAGCAGCTAATGGCG
Encoded proteins:
- a CDS encoding fasciclin domain-containing protein; protein product: MTRLFTSSCCFLFFLAVLSGCQKKEFDAFYERPAGLGDPIYQQLEARGNFKHLTAVIDKAGYKDILSKTGWWTFFAPNDGAFERFFKDQNIKGTAEISDSMATSIVKYALVYNAYRKDQLSNYQMAGGAETGLGFAFKRKTAYYDWVQQKGDAAHGKVIATNRNVQSVRGVNTSAYIDGDNNNKYIPYFTTAFMTTGGMSPADYNVFYPGSAYNGFNVAAAAVVNMDISAENGMIHEVDRVTMPLKSIDQYISTNANYSEFKALLDSLKFYVSNAYQTHRNFVATGISDSVYVKGYNGLLAYSINNENYQQPGVNSYLANESQKSSWTIMAPTNDAFRAYRKKILAKYGNSFFKNTPPSIVIDFINSHMWPTALWPGKFAQGQNYLLETTTLNFDNAVDKQVLSNAVFYGVNQAHSSNVFRTVYGVPYLDPTTNLTLLVYADGGSGVKIYTTQPGVRQTLLVMPDAVVTAAGYRYNEGSIGTTTTAWGYRTSQTASYSHNQIYRDNAFRLFKTGVLLTPTGELTSLGGSGIVESQSGDYVRYRNGKIQTSGTVDTGVDINVTKTDATSVNGIVYYVDAPLAFTDKNVGQHLQNLATSDPARFSSFYWFVSTSSLYNATTKAISGMNTGIDNKYTLLVPDNAAITQAIKDGLLPGTKATGALPTAAPTAEAQKDLVRKFILYHIINGESVAVDGKKADNYLTLLQTESGDNTLLNILNQPSNLIITDRAGRTTQVNFSSSNQLSNRTLIHSISNYLNYNK
- a CDS encoding hybrid sensor histidine kinase/response regulator transcription factor, which codes for MICLSFFSVFAQLKSNIAHYSTEDGLSHDGVLCITQDRDGFMWFGTFDGLNRFDGTNFVVYKSRPGDTSNLRSNKIREIVEDKSGYLWVKTYDFKIYRFDKRTEQFLPVSDGPFKSFFKDQVIIDQVVPDSKNGVWLLTENQGLLYAANNSKGQPVVIQFAKMQQSARQIKGNAVKFRYLDEKQRIWIGTEGGLNCLQRNPNGDYQVVRFEPAVEKMLSSFAINCVAQSKESLYFGTSDGNLLIYDLRTQSFQIRQISKGTAFNSICYSKAGLLYISTKGKGMLTVDPISFKVSGSGTNESYLSLYEDRSGLIWIEPQENGIVKYDPRTQQYKYFSQKRDFNFSSRDYSVVADANSVLWVSMKGGGFGYYNPQRDEIDYFYDQPGSSDQKFSNIITSLYLDRTGTLWMSARDGGINKVVSLTDKFNYHRLADNPKNRSENEVRAMMHDQKGRLWICSKDGQVRVYENEKEVAVFGKGNKIGTVYSIIEDSKGNVWLGTKGDGLFKATPTDQKRNLYIIRNFRNDPRDVNSLSSDLVYSVIEDSRGRIWVGTLGGGINLLSNINGKEGFKNFYNAFHNYPFGWAKVIRYLLEDNGGRIWIGTSNGLLLFDPNKPVANGYRFLSYRKIRGDHASLGNNSVQYIYKDKIGGIWIGTFGGGLNKVIIDQKNPDRLRFEVFTTQNGLANDVLLGMSGDKDGNIWIATERGLSKFNPKNKTFKNYDSFDGLPKVGFSEATCFTAGNGQLYFGLTDGYIKFNPSKIADQRTSAKMALTRIQLYYKDIDPGAKDSPLKYTINETESLQLNYDQNVISIDYTVLDYRASNKITYAYKLEGFDKTWHQVNDLRRATYTNIPPGSYTFKVRATNDDLFSSLPEKTLEIIVHPPFYLSWVAYLIYFFLAIVVAVLARRIIVTMIRLRNKVLVEQKLTEVKLSFFTNISHELRTPLTLIVSPLEEISRNEQLSDKGREFINVIHRNANRMIRFTNQLLDFRKLQNGKMQLNVAEIDVVALSREVASHFSAMAEEKHIDFNVFADQPKVFAWADGEKIEIILYNLLSNAFKFTPAHRKIWMEIKTEEETGDILMHIVDEGKGISVDKLEEIFEIYHEESITADTNLKGTGIGLALARGLALSHHGKLWAEQHSSGGMIFTLQLKPGYAHFDASEVNFTEKQDIIEPIDLALPVENLILSTHANKNGLHPQLLIVEDNPDLRNFLELRFKDRYRVSTAGDGAEGFEMALSILPDLIISDVMMPKMDGIQMLDQLKNEAATSHIPVILLTAKSSIESRIEGLKYGADIYLTKPFNTDFLSAAIDNLIRSRRKLFEQLSNKQDQRIVTLQPDEIVITSKDETFLKEIIKIVEEGMVQADFNIDEVATAIGMGRTTFYKKLKSLTSLSPVEFVRDMRLKRSKQLLDSGEFTVSDAGYLSGFNSLPYFSTCFKEKYGASPSAYLKTIVHS